From Amphritea atlantica, a single genomic window includes:
- a CDS encoding TrmB family transcriptional regulator, whose product MNNELFELLGLSKREITLYRALLSLGPSAIRTIAEKAAINRGTTYDCLKEMQQKGIVTYLPKGKRRLFSAREPEILLQLAEERRHSLDSAIDQLKNRVVPELHHLMPDFNTANVSYYEGDSGIEQVLRDILNTVEAQQPKRYSVFSSKPIRQHLYRPFPNFTAQRIQKGIEVKVIAIGDGGEDAELSARKWIKTEGRVDAAYIAVYPPKCAIISLASANYPTAVVIESKEVAAAQKIIFDTLWGLL is encoded by the coding sequence ATGAATAATGAACTGTTTGAACTGCTTGGCCTGAGTAAGCGTGAAATCACTCTTTACCGGGCACTGCTCTCGCTGGGCCCCAGCGCTATCCGAACAATTGCTGAAAAAGCGGCTATCAATCGGGGGACAACCTACGACTGCCTCAAAGAGATGCAGCAGAAAGGCATCGTCACCTATCTGCCAAAAGGAAAACGCCGGCTGTTCTCTGCCCGTGAGCCGGAAATACTGCTGCAGCTGGCTGAAGAGCGGCGTCACTCCCTTGATTCGGCAATTGATCAGTTGAAAAACCGGGTAGTACCAGAGTTGCACCACCTGATGCCAGACTTCAATACGGCCAACGTCAGCTACTACGAAGGCGACAGCGGTATCGAACAGGTTCTCAGGGATATACTCAATACCGTCGAAGCTCAACAACCCAAGCGCTATTCCGTGTTTTCTTCAAAACCGATCCGACAACATCTCTACCGTCCCTTTCCAAACTTCACTGCTCAGCGAATTCAGAAAGGGATAGAGGTAAAGGTCATCGCGATTGGTGACGGGGGCGAGGATGCGGAGCTGAGTGCACGGAAATGGATTAAAACCGAAGGCAGGGTTGATGCCGCCTATATCGCTGTATACCCGCCGAAGTGTGCAATTATCTCCCTGGCTTCAGCCAACTACCCAACCGCAGTGGTGATCGAATCGAAAGAGGTGGCTGCCGCCCAGAAAATTATTTTTGATACTTTGTGGGGGCTATTGTAG
- the atpD gene encoding F0F1 ATP synthase subunit beta, whose translation MSSGRIVQIIGAVVDVEFPRDSVPKIYDALTVEAKGLTLEVQQQLGDGVVRAIAMGQTEGVSRGLDVVNTGAPVSVPVGTATLGRIMDVLGNPIDECGPIGEEERMPIHRKAPSYADQSASNELLETGIKVIDLVCPFAKGGKVGLFGGAGVGKTVNMMELIRNIAIEHSGFSVFAGVGERTREGNDFYYEMKESNVLDKVSLVYGQMNEPPGNRLRVALTGLTMAEKFRDEGRDVLLFVDNIYRYTLAGTEVSALLGRMPSAVGYQPTLAEEMGVLQERITSTKTGSITSIQAVYVPADDLTDPSPATTFSHLDATVVLSRQIAELGIYPAVDPLDSTSRQLDPLVIGQEHYDTARQVQGVLQRYKELKDIIAILGMDELSEEDKQVVTRARKIQRFLSQPFFVAEVFTGSPGKYVSLKDTISAFKGILAGDYDDLPEQAFYMVGGIDEVVEKAKSM comes from the coding sequence ATGAGTAGCGGACGTATTGTTCAGATTATCGGCGCAGTAGTCGACGTGGAATTCCCACGTGACAGTGTACCGAAGATCTATGATGCACTGACTGTAGAGGCTAAAGGCCTCACACTTGAAGTTCAGCAGCAGCTGGGTGACGGTGTTGTACGTGCAATCGCTATGGGTCAGACGGAAGGCGTTAGCCGCGGTCTGGACGTAGTTAACACTGGTGCGCCAGTTTCTGTGCCTGTAGGTACAGCGACTCTGGGTCGCATCATGGATGTATTGGGTAACCCAATTGATGAGTGTGGACCTATCGGTGAAGAAGAGCGTATGCCTATTCACCGTAAGGCTCCTTCCTATGCCGATCAGTCAGCTTCAAACGAGCTGCTGGAAACCGGTATCAAGGTAATCGATCTGGTATGCCCATTCGCGAAGGGTGGTAAAGTTGGTCTGTTTGGTGGTGCCGGTGTAGGTAAAACCGTAAACATGATGGAACTGATCCGTAACATCGCGATCGAGCACTCTGGCTTCTCCGTATTTGCGGGTGTAGGTGAGCGTACTCGTGAAGGTAACGATTTCTACTACGAGATGAAAGAATCCAACGTACTGGATAAAGTATCTCTGGTATACGGTCAGATGAATGAGCCTCCCGGTAACCGTCTGCGCGTAGCGCTGACCGGCCTGACTATGGCTGAGAAGTTCCGTGACGAAGGTCGTGACGTACTGTTGTTCGTTGACAACATCTACCGTTACACACTGGCAGGAACGGAAGTATCCGCACTGCTGGGTCGTATGCCTTCAGCGGTAGGTTATCAGCCAACACTGGCGGAAGAGATGGGTGTTCTTCAGGAACGTATCACCTCGACTAAGACCGGTTCTATCACGTCTATTCAGGCGGTATACGTACCGGCGGATGACTTGACCGATCCATCTCCAGCGACAACCTTCTCGCACCTTGATGCGACAGTTGTACTGTCTCGTCAGATTGCCGAGCTGGGTATCTACCCTGCGGTAGATCCACTGGATTCGACTTCACGTCAGCTGGATCCACTGGTAATCGGTCAGGAGCATTATGATACTGCCCGTCAGGTGCAGGGTGTACTGCAGCGCTATAAAGAGCTGAAAGACATCATTGCAATCCTGGGTATGGACGAGCTGTCTGAAGAAGACAAGCAGGTAGTAACCCGCGCTCGTAAGATCCAGCGATTCCTGTCTCAGCCGTTCTTCGTAGCTGAAGTATTCACCGGTTCTCCAGGTAAGTACGTATCTCTGAAAGACACCATCAGCGCATTCAAGGGCATCCTTGCGGGCGATTATGATGATCTGCCTGAGCAAGCGTTCTACATGGTTGGCGGTATCGACGAAGTGGTTGAAAAAGCTAAGAGCATGTAA
- the atpG gene encoding F0F1 ATP synthase subunit gamma codes for MAAGKEIKTQIASIQGTRKITSAMEMVAASKMRKAQDRMQESRPYARNIRGVIQHLAKSNPEYKHLYLQQREVKRVGFIVVATDRGLCGGLNINAFKAAIAKMKEFDKQNIEIDICALGSKSVSFFKTFGGNVTAAKSGLGDKPEAAELIGTVKVMLDAYDEGRLDMLFVVTNEFVNTMTQTPQVEQILPLKAEDDDDRLNHHWDYIYEPDAKELLNGLLVRYIESLVYQAVVENNACEQAARMLAMKNATDNAGDLIDELQMVYNKARQAAITQEISEIVSGAAAV; via the coding sequence ATGGCAGCCGGAAAAGAGATAAAGACGCAGATAGCCAGTATTCAGGGCACACGTAAGATTACCAGCGCTATGGAAATGGTGGCTGCATCTAAAATGCGTAAAGCTCAGGATCGTATGCAGGAAAGCCGTCCTTATGCCCGGAATATCCGCGGCGTAATTCAGCACCTGGCGAAATCCAATCCTGAATATAAGCATCTGTATCTGCAACAGCGCGAAGTAAAGCGTGTCGGTTTCATTGTTGTAGCAACTGACCGTGGTCTCTGCGGTGGCTTGAACATTAACGCGTTCAAGGCAGCTATTGCCAAGATGAAAGAGTTCGACAAACAGAATATCGAAATCGATATCTGTGCGTTGGGTTCTAAGTCTGTAAGCTTCTTTAAAACATTTGGCGGTAACGTAACCGCAGCAAAATCTGGTCTGGGTGATAAGCCTGAAGCAGCTGAGCTGATCGGTACCGTTAAGGTGATGCTGGATGCTTACGATGAAGGCAGGCTGGATATGTTGTTTGTGGTAACTAACGAATTCGTTAATACCATGACGCAGACTCCACAAGTAGAGCAGATTCTTCCGCTGAAAGCAGAAGACGATGATGACCGTCTTAACCATCACTGGGATTATATTTACGAGCCCGATGCTAAAGAGCTGTTGAACGGCTTACTGGTTCGTTACATTGAGTCCCTGGTCTATCAGGCCGTGGTTGAGAACAATGCCTGTGAACAGGCAGCACGAATGCTGGCGATGAAGAATGCAACTGACAACGCTGGTGACCTAATCGATGAGCTGCAGATGGTTTACAACAAGGCTCGTCAAGCTGCGATTACTCAGGAAATTTCTGAGATCGTAAGTGGTGCTGCTGCTGTATAA
- a CDS encoding F0F1 ATP synthase subunit epsilon: protein MAMTVHCDIVSAEEEIFSGLIEFVSVTGSLGDLGIYPGHAPLLSELKPGPVELKKQGGEQEVFYVSGGFIEVQPHRVSVLADVALRAGDINEAAAEEAKKHAEHVMADKSSELDYSRATAQLAEAAAQLRTIQQIRKKMGK from the coding sequence ATGGCTATGACTGTTCATTGTGACATCGTAAGTGCTGAAGAAGAGATCTTCTCTGGTCTTATCGAGTTCGTTTCAGTGACAGGTAGCCTGGGTGATCTGGGTATCTACCCGGGTCACGCTCCGCTTCTGTCGGAACTGAAACCAGGTCCTGTAGAGCTAAAGAAACAGGGTGGTGAGCAGGAGGTCTTCTACGTTTCCGGTGGCTTCATTGAAGTTCAGCCGCACAGAGTCTCTGTCCTAGCGGACGTTGCACTGCGTGCGGGTGATATCAACGAAGCGGCTGCTGAAGAAGCGAAGAAGCATGCTGAACATGTGATGGCTGATAAGAGCAGCGAACTGGATTATTCCCGTGCGACTGCTCAATTGGCCGAAGCTGCAGCACAACTGCGTACTATTCAGCAGATTCGTAAGAAGATGGGTAAATAA
- the glmU gene encoding bifunctional UDP-N-acetylglucosamine diphosphorylase/glucosamine-1-phosphate N-acetyltransferase GlmU, protein MNTLDIVILAAGQGSRMKSYLPKVLHTIGGKSMLQHVIDSAMTLENSRSHIVIGHGAEKVESALSGQGVQFALQAEQLGTGHAVAQAMPNISDNGVVLVLYGDVPLTRPETMAELVKIAERGQFGLLTVNLADPTGYGRIVRSDAGDVVAIVEHKDASEAQRAITEVNTGILALPTALLREWIPQLSANNVQGEYYLTDIIAMAAEQGVRIQAIQPATEQEVQGVNNRLQQAELERWYQSRQADALMLEGVSLADPSRIDIRGEVSVGHDVAIDINVILEGRVEIGDNVTIEANCIIKDSVIGSGSHIKANSLLDQAVVADHCDIGPFARLRPGSHLASNAKIGNFVETKKASIGEGSKVNHLSYIGDAEIGAGVNVGAGTITCNYDGVNKSTTEIGDGAFIGSNSALVAPVKIGAGATVGAGSTITKEIKADQLAITRAKQTNLNNWQRPVKKS, encoded by the coding sequence TTGAATACCCTTGATATCGTTATTCTGGCCGCTGGTCAGGGTAGCCGGATGAAATCATATCTGCCTAAAGTGCTGCATACTATTGGCGGAAAATCGATGTTACAGCATGTTATTGATAGCGCTATGACGCTGGAAAATTCCCGCTCCCATATTGTTATTGGGCATGGCGCTGAGAAAGTTGAATCGGCCCTGTCAGGGCAGGGTGTACAGTTTGCTCTTCAGGCCGAACAGCTGGGTACGGGTCATGCGGTGGCTCAGGCAATGCCAAATATCTCTGACAATGGGGTAGTGCTGGTGCTGTATGGCGATGTCCCCCTGACCCGGCCTGAAACGATGGCGGAGTTGGTGAAGATTGCTGAACGGGGCCAGTTTGGTCTGCTGACGGTTAATCTGGCCGATCCAACAGGCTATGGTCGGATCGTACGCAGCGATGCCGGTGATGTTGTGGCAATTGTTGAGCATAAAGATGCCAGTGAAGCGCAACGGGCGATTACCGAAGTCAATACCGGGATTCTGGCGCTGCCCACCGCGCTGCTAAGAGAGTGGATACCTCAGCTTTCCGCCAATAACGTGCAGGGTGAGTATTACCTGACCGATATTATTGCGATGGCGGCGGAGCAGGGAGTGCGTATACAGGCGATTCAGCCTGCCACCGAGCAGGAAGTGCAGGGGGTTAATAATCGCCTGCAGCAGGCTGAGCTGGAGCGCTGGTATCAGTCGCGTCAGGCTGACGCGCTGATGTTGGAAGGGGTTTCTCTGGCGGACCCGTCTCGGATCGATATCCGGGGAGAGGTGAGTGTCGGTCACGATGTCGCAATTGATATCAACGTGATCCTGGAGGGCCGGGTAGAGATCGGCGACAACGTAACCATTGAAGCCAACTGCATTATTAAGGATTCGGTGATCGGGTCTGGTAGCCATATCAAGGCGAACTCATTGCTGGATCAGGCAGTGGTGGCGGATCACTGTGATATCGGCCCGTTTGCCCGGCTTCGTCCCGGCAGTCATCTGGCCAGCAACGCCAAGATCGGCAACTTTGTGGAAACTAAGAAAGCCAGTATTGGCGAGGGCAGCAAGGTTAACCATCTGAGTTATATCGGTGATGCTGAGATCGGTGCCGGTGTTAATGTGGGTGCAGGAACCATTACCTGTAACTATGATGGTGTGAATAAGTCGACGACTGAGATTGGTGATGGCGCATTTATCGGTTCTAACAGCGCTCTGGTCGCACCGGTAAAAATCGGCGCAGGCGCGACGGTCGGTGCAGGTTCCACTATCACTAAAGAGATTAAGGCCGATCAACTGGCAATTACCCGGGCAAAACAGACTAATCTGAATAACTGGCAGCGCCCGGTTAAAAAATCATAA
- a CDS encoding DUF799 family lipoprotein, which translates to MIRSILCGPLMLLVLLINGCATQERYDYSALEASKPRSILVIPPMNNSVEVNASNIYLSTLSRPLAEKGYYVFPVAVINQFLQENGLQSPADMHSVSLDKFAEHLNPDAILYIVIEDWGQRYEILSSTTVVKADMKLVDAKTGTTLWNTKVSYAQGSGDNGGGLVGMLVQAVVDQVVGTILDPTPNVARIANNIAINNQGRGLLNGPYRAP; encoded by the coding sequence ATGATACGTTCTATTTTGTGTGGACCTTTAATGCTGCTGGTGTTGCTGATTAACGGTTGTGCGACTCAGGAACGCTATGATTATTCCGCACTGGAAGCCAGTAAGCCCCGTTCTATTCTGGTGATTCCGCCGATGAATAATTCCGTTGAGGTTAATGCATCCAATATCTATCTTTCTACGTTATCCCGACCTCTGGCGGAAAAAGGCTATTACGTTTTTCCGGTTGCGGTGATTAATCAGTTTCTTCAGGAAAATGGACTGCAGTCGCCTGCTGATATGCACAGTGTCTCTCTGGATAAGTTTGCTGAACACCTTAACCCGGATGCTATCCTCTATATTGTGATTGAAGACTGGGGGCAGAGGTATGAGATCCTCTCTTCAACAACAGTGGTTAAAGCGGATATGAAACTTGTAGATGCAAAAACAGGTACCACCCTGTGGAACACAAAAGTGTCCTATGCTCAGGGCTCAGGCGACAATGGTGGCGGTCTCGTCGGTATGTTGGTTCAGGCTGTGGTGGATCAGGTTGTCGGAACTATCTTAGATCCGACTCCGAACGTCGCCAGGATTGCCAATAATATCGCAATTAATAATCAGGGACGGGGGCTGCTCAATGGTCCTTACCGGGCTCCGTAG
- a CDS encoding CsgG/HfaB family protein, translating to MFFKGKGLIAKSAVVICSTILVTGCATESHREIQPQKVETYRVNYQGPRTTLVVGNFDNRSNYLQGMFSSDNNRLGNQAQTILKTHLQQTNRFNVVDRENMPEMQQEANLSGIKQQIKGARYVVTGDVTEFGRKVTGDKQLFGILGKGKTQTAYAKVSLNIVDVVTSQIVYSTQGAGEYELSNREIIGFGGAAGYDATLNGKVLNFAIMEAVNNLVMDMQNGIWTIEQ from the coding sequence ATGTTCTTTAAAGGCAAAGGATTGATTGCAAAAAGTGCTGTTGTGATCTGCTCAACTATTTTAGTGACGGGTTGCGCGACAGAAAGTCATCGTGAGATTCAGCCTCAGAAGGTTGAAACCTATCGGGTAAATTATCAGGGGCCCCGTACCACACTGGTCGTGGGTAATTTTGATAATCGCTCTAATTACCTGCAAGGTATGTTTTCTTCCGACAACAACCGGCTGGGTAATCAGGCGCAAACCATCCTCAAAACACACCTGCAACAGACTAACCGGTTTAATGTTGTCGACCGCGAAAACATGCCTGAGATGCAGCAAGAAGCGAACTTAAGCGGTATTAAGCAGCAAATTAAGGGTGCCCGATATGTTGTCACCGGTGATGTCACAGAGTTTGGCCGCAAAGTAACGGGTGATAAGCAGCTGTTTGGTATCCTTGGTAAAGGCAAAACGCAGACCGCTTACGCAAAAGTATCACTCAATATTGTTGATGTAGTTACCTCACAGATCGTCTATTCGACCCAGGGTGCGGGTGAGTATGAGCTGTCAAACCGTGAAATTATCGGCTTTGGCGGAGCTGCAGGTTATGACGCAACACTCAATGGTAAAGTGCTGAATTTTGCGATTATGGAAGCGGTGAATAATCTGGTTATGGATATGCAAAACGGTATCTGGACGATCGAACAATAA
- a CDS encoding DUF4810 domain-containing protein yields MKIFAVLLMTSSVLLGGCATQDTSLYYWGSYEAMVYEMYVEPSNAPAALQIAKLEEDIQKSDALGKKVPPGLYAHLGMMYAAEGKAGLAQEALLKEKAMYPEATTLVDTLLKNQKQGVNQ; encoded by the coding sequence GTGAAAATATTTGCAGTGTTGTTAATGACTTCCAGTGTTTTGCTGGGAGGCTGCGCCACTCAGGATACCAGTCTTTATTACTGGGGATCATACGAAGCGATGGTTTACGAAATGTACGTTGAGCCTAGTAATGCGCCTGCAGCGTTGCAGATCGCGAAACTGGAGGAGGATATTCAGAAGTCGGATGCGCTGGGTAAAAAGGTTCCTCCGGGTTTATATGCCCATTTGGGAATGATGTACGCTGCGGAAGGCAAAGCAGGCCTGGCTCAGGAAGCGTTGTTGAAAGAAAAGGCAATGTATCCGGAGGCAACCACTCTGGTTGATACACTACTGAAGAATCAGAAACAGGGAGTTAATCAGTGA